One stretch of Bradyrhizobium canariense DNA includes these proteins:
- a CDS encoding molybdopterin biosynthesis protein, producing MAHTPLPSARDSMEQDQFLTILSREDALARFEAALFPRALPSERRSLAGALGCALAEDIVAPIDVPPFDRSNVDGFAVRSADLSSVSEAAPVRLKLNDEVIACGIAPEKPVLSGTATSIATGGPVPRGADAIVMVEHTQPTGPRAIEVRRAASPGQFVSYAGSDIARGEALLRAGTLIGSREIGMLAACGIERVSVVRRPRVAVISTGDELVQPGQPLRPAAIYDTNGAIVTAAITENGGDATFLGAIPDNEQQLESAMRKALANSDMLVLSGGTSKGAGDVSHRIIARLGKPGIIAHGVALKPGKPLCLAVCDGKPVIILPGFPTSAMFTFHDMIVPVLRRMAGLPPRSDAKVAAKIPVRIASELGRTEFVMVSLVEGADGLIAYPTGKGSGAITSFAQADGFLKIDALADQMPAGSETEVTLFTPHVRVPDLVIVGSHCTGLDLVTAPLARAGLVVRSIAVGSLGGLAAAKRGECDFAPIHLFDEKSETYNTPFLSEGLELVVGWRRMQGIVFRQDDKRFEGLSAQDAVRAALADPACIMVNRNQGAGTRILIDRLLGEARPDGYWNQPRSHNAVAAAVAQHRADWGMTIAPVAHATGLGFIPLAEEHYDFALVKARKQRPAVQAFLDALASDESRAALARAGFRPA from the coding sequence ATGGCCCATACGCCCCTGCCGAGCGCCCGCGACAGCATGGAACAGGATCAGTTCCTCACGATCCTGTCGCGCGAAGATGCGCTGGCGCGGTTTGAGGCGGCTTTGTTTCCGCGCGCGCTGCCGAGCGAGCGCCGGTCGCTCGCCGGTGCGCTCGGCTGCGCGCTCGCCGAAGACATCGTGGCGCCGATCGACGTGCCCCCGTTCGATCGTTCCAACGTCGACGGTTTTGCAGTGCGCTCCGCTGACCTTTCTTCAGTGAGCGAGGCGGCGCCGGTTCGCCTCAAGCTGAACGACGAAGTGATTGCCTGCGGCATCGCGCCGGAAAAGCCGGTGCTGTCGGGAACCGCCACGTCCATCGCGACCGGCGGTCCGGTGCCGCGTGGCGCCGACGCCATCGTGATGGTTGAGCACACGCAGCCGACAGGTCCTCGCGCGATCGAGGTTCGCCGCGCCGCGTCGCCCGGACAATTCGTTTCCTATGCGGGTTCCGACATCGCCCGCGGCGAGGCGCTGCTGCGCGCCGGTACCCTGATCGGCTCGCGCGAGATCGGCATGTTGGCTGCCTGCGGCATCGAGCGGGTTTCGGTGGTGCGACGTCCGCGCGTCGCCGTCATCTCCACCGGCGACGAACTGGTTCAACCGGGCCAGCCGCTGCGGCCGGCTGCGATCTACGACACCAATGGCGCGATCGTCACCGCGGCGATTACCGAGAATGGCGGCGATGCGACGTTTTTAGGCGCCATTCCCGATAACGAGCAGCAGCTTGAATCCGCGATGCGCAAGGCGCTGGCAAATAGCGACATGCTGGTGCTCTCAGGCGGCACGTCCAAGGGCGCGGGCGATGTCTCCCACCGCATCATCGCGCGGCTCGGAAAACCCGGCATCATCGCCCATGGCGTCGCGCTGAAGCCGGGCAAGCCGCTGTGTCTTGCGGTCTGCGATGGCAAGCCGGTGATCATCCTGCCGGGATTTCCGACCTCGGCGATGTTCACCTTCCACGACATGATCGTGCCGGTGCTGCGGCGGATGGCGGGCCTGCCGCCGCGTTCGGACGCGAAAGTCGCGGCGAAAATTCCGGTGCGGATCGCGTCCGAACTCGGCCGCACCGAATTCGTCATGGTGTCGCTGGTCGAAGGCGCAGATGGCCTGATCGCCTATCCCACCGGCAAGGGCTCAGGCGCGATCACGTCGTTCGCGCAAGCCGATGGTTTTCTGAAGATCGATGCGCTGGCCGACCAGATGCCGGCGGGATCTGAGACCGAGGTAACGCTGTTCACGCCGCATGTGCGGGTGCCCGATCTCGTGATCGTCGGCAGCCATTGCACCGGGCTCGATCTGGTGACGGCGCCGCTGGCGCGCGCCGGGCTTGTCGTGCGCTCGATCGCGGTCGGCAGCCTTGGCGGGCTCGCCGCGGCCAAGCGCGGCGAATGCGATTTCGCACCGATCCATCTGTTCGATGAGAAATCGGAAACTTACAACACGCCATTCCTCAGCGAGGGGCTCGAACTGGTGGTTGGCTGGCGGCGGATGCAGGGCATTGTGTTTCGCCAGGACGACAAGCGTTTCGAAGGCTTGAGCGCGCAGGACGCGGTGCGTGCGGCGCTGGCCGATCCAGCCTGCATCATGGTCAACCGCAACCAGGGCGCGGGCACCCGCATCCTGATCGATCGCCTGCTTGGCGAGGCGCGGCCCGATGGCTACTGGAACCAGCCGCGCTCGCATAACGCGGTCGCCGCCGCTGTCGCGCAGCATCGCGCCGACTGGGGCATGACGATTGCGCCGGTCGCGCACGCGACGGGCTTGGGCTTCATTCCGCTGGCGGAAGAGCATTATGATTTCGCGCTGGTGAAGGCGCGCAAGCAGCGCCCGGCGGTGCAGGCGTTTCTGGATGCGCTCGCGTCAGATGAAAGCCGCGCGGCGCTGGCGCGGGCGGGTTTCAGGCCGGCGTAA
- a CDS encoding TAXI family TRAP transporter solute-binding subunit, with product MKIAHIVCVATALIATSVAAQDGGKTISKTTINFGTATPGGGFPLYGNAFAAVMNDADPTLSIEPRNTKGSNENIPLLEAGTIDIATVAGEPSYEAFMGIGRPRTHLKILTAMYSSPGMFVVRADSPYKTIRDLVGQPIAFGAKGSGLPILSRYMLDGLGLKQDEDFKSVYLDHAGDGPAMVLDGRVAALWGAGVGWPGFTAIATSPGGARFIAPDADEIARIRAKHSFLKPLTIAAGSYPNQNAAINSVGSWSFILVRESLPDDVAYRLAKTLHASEATFCKKLAQACETTAANTVAAAPETDLIHPGVLRYFREIGVVK from the coding sequence ATGAAGATTGCTCATATTGTTTGCGTTGCAACGGCGTTGATCGCTACAAGCGTCGCGGCGCAGGACGGAGGCAAGACCATTTCAAAGACCACCATTAATTTCGGGACAGCGACGCCGGGCGGCGGCTTCCCACTTTACGGCAACGCTTTTGCCGCGGTCATGAATGACGCCGATCCGACCCTGTCGATCGAGCCGCGCAACACCAAGGGCAGCAACGAGAACATTCCGCTGCTGGAGGCGGGCACGATCGATATCGCTACTGTCGCGGGAGAGCCTTCCTATGAGGCATTCATGGGGATCGGCCGGCCGCGTACCCACCTGAAGATCTTGACCGCGATGTATTCCAGCCCCGGCATGTTCGTGGTGCGGGCCGACAGCCCGTACAAGACCATTCGGGATCTCGTCGGCCAGCCGATTGCGTTCGGCGCCAAGGGCTCCGGCCTTCCGATCCTGTCGCGCTACATGCTCGATGGGCTCGGATTGAAGCAGGATGAGGATTTCAAATCTGTTTATCTCGACCACGCCGGCGATGGACCGGCGATGGTGCTGGACGGTCGGGTCGCCGCGTTGTGGGGCGCCGGTGTCGGCTGGCCCGGCTTTACCGCGATCGCGACAAGCCCCGGCGGCGCCAGGTTCATCGCGCCGGATGCCGACGAGATCGCGCGCATCAGAGCCAAGCACTCGTTTCTCAAGCCGCTGACGATCGCGGCCGGCAGCTATCCGAACCAGAACGCGGCGATCAACTCGGTCGGCTCCTGGAGTTTTATTCTGGTGCGCGAGAGCCTGCCGGATGACGTCGCCTATCGCCTGGCAAAGACGCTGCATGCTTCTGAGGCCACGTTCTGCAAGAAGCTCGCGCAGGCCTGTGAAACCACAGCGGCGAACACCGTCGCTGCCGCGCCGGAAACCGATCTGATCCATCCCGGCGTGCTGCGCTATTTCCGCGAGATCGGGGTGGTGAAGTAG
- a CDS encoding molybdopterin-binding protein encodes MTSTQRLPASLTPLDAALAALLHGLMPVRPIELPLAEALGCIAADSPPLKASPPHDVAISDGWALRSRDLVGASSYTPLPLAIAPVWVEAGDAIPEGCDCVVDADSVDQTGALIQVLAEAIPGQGVRRSGGDIAEGSFVAVGQRIHPLDLLIACGAGLDKLNVRRPRLRVVNIPAASGSTMTTELICETARATGVEVILAEAASRDASSIAKAFDIDACDLLVTTGGSGVGRTDAAVVALAKHGEVVAHGIALAPGRTAAIGRIGKIPVVVLPGAPDQALAAWWTLVVPALDRLSGRARRQPMSLPLARKMASTVGITEIVLLERQRDLWMPLAVGELSLEMIARADAWLVIPAGSEGFAAGAAVDAYMLRE; translated from the coding sequence ATGACCTCAACCCAGCGTCTGCCGGCTTCGCTTACGCCACTCGACGCGGCCCTCGCCGCGTTGCTGCATGGCCTTATGCCCGTCAGGCCGATTGAATTGCCGCTCGCGGAGGCATTGGGCTGCATTGCCGCCGATAGTCCGCCGTTGAAAGCCTCTCCGCCGCATGATGTCGCAATTTCCGATGGCTGGGCGCTGCGTTCCCGCGACCTCGTTGGTGCGTCCTCCTATACGCCGCTGCCGCTGGCGATCGCGCCGGTCTGGGTCGAGGCCGGTGACGCGATCCCGGAGGGATGCGACTGCGTGGTCGATGCCGATTCCGTCGATCAGACGGGTGCGCTGATTCAGGTGCTGGCGGAAGCGATCCCAGGGCAGGGCGTTCGCCGGAGCGGCGGCGATATCGCCGAGGGAAGCTTTGTCGCGGTCGGGCAGCGCATTCACCCGCTCGATCTGTTGATCGCGTGCGGGGCAGGATTGGACAAATTGAACGTGCGCCGCCCGCGTCTGCGCGTTGTCAATATTCCTGCGGCCTCAGGCTCGACGATGACGACGGAGCTGATCTGCGAAACCGCGCGTGCAACTGGCGTGGAAGTGATCCTCGCTGAGGCCGCGTCGCGCGATGCGTCATCGATCGCCAAGGCGTTCGATATCGACGCATGCGATTTGCTCGTTACGACCGGCGGCAGCGGCGTCGGCCGCACTGATGCTGCGGTCGTCGCGCTAGCGAAGCATGGCGAAGTCGTCGCCCATGGCATCGCGCTGGCGCCGGGCCGGACCGCTGCCATCGGCCGGATCGGAAAAATCCCGGTCGTGGTGCTGCCGGGTGCGCCGGATCAGGCACTTGCGGCATGGTGGACTCTTGTTGTCCCGGCATTGGACCGATTGTCCGGACGCGCGAGGCGGCAGCCGATGTCGCTGCCGCTGGCCCGCAAGATGGCTTCAACCGTCGGTATTACCGAAATCGTTCTACTGGAAAGGCAACGAGATCTCTGGATGCCGCTGGCCGTGGGCGAACTGTCGCTTGAGATGATCGCCCGCGCCGATGCCTGGCTCGTCATCCCCGCGGGCTCCGAAGGGTTTGCTGCGGGCGCCGCAGTTGATGCCTATATGTTGCGGGAATGA